Proteins found in one Bacillales bacterium genomic segment:
- a CDS encoding diacylglycerol kinase family protein, which translates to MDLKSNRNRRSRLFICFKWAFEGLMYALQTERNVRIHFTAAIVVLGAAFAFNFSYYERLLLFGVIGFVIGMELVNTAIERLVDLVSPGEHPLAKRAKDVGAAAVLTAVCVAVAVAMTIFFHHFM; encoded by the coding sequence ATGGACTTGAAAAGTAACCGAAACCGCCGTTCAAGACTGTTTATTTGTTTCAAGTGGGCGTTTGAAGGATTGATGTACGCGTTGCAGACGGAACGAAACGTCCGCATTCATTTTACGGCAGCTATTGTTGTGCTTGGTGCCGCTTTTGCGTTCAACTTTAGTTATTACGAACGGTTGCTCTTGTTTGGGGTCATCGGCTTCGTCATCGGAATGGAGTTGGTCAACACGGCAATCGAACGGTTGGTCGACCTGGTTTCCCCCGGCGAGCATCCGCTTGCGAAAAGGGCGAAAGATGTCGGCGCAGCCGCCGTATTGACGGCGGTATGCGTCGCGGTAGCCGTAGCCATGACGATATTTTTCCATCACTTCATGTAA
- the ybeY gene encoding rRNA maturation RNase YbeY, whose protein sequence is MLNMIIDIQDETGTLHDEHFEVVRGLLEAAAAAENIDSDTEVSVIFLNDESLHELNRTYRGVDRPTDVLSFALEEEGEDEPAIVGDRFPQALGDIAISVETAERQANDYGHSFMREIGFLAVHGFLHLCGYDHGTVEQEKRMFEKQKGLLTAYGLEK, encoded by the coding sequence ATGCTTAATATGATTATTGATATTCAAGATGAAACGGGCACATTGCACGACGAGCATTTTGAAGTCGTACGCGGTTTGCTTGAAGCCGCTGCGGCTGCGGAAAACATTGATTCAGACACCGAAGTTTCAGTCATCTTCTTGAACGATGAAAGCCTTCACGAATTAAATCGAACGTATCGCGGCGTCGATCGTCCGACAGACGTATTGTCTTTTGCATTAGAAGAGGAAGGCGAGGACGAGCCGGCGATCGTTGGTGATCGTTTTCCGCAAGCTTTAGGAGACATTGCCATCTCCGTTGAGACGGCGGAACGGCAGGCGAACGACTATGGACATTCGTTCATGCGCGAGATTGGATTTTTAGCGGTGCACGGCTTCCTGCATCTATGCGGGTACGATCACGGCACGGTTGAACAAGAAAAACGGATGTTCGAAAAGCAAAAGGGATTATTGACGGCCTATGGACTTGAAAAGTAA
- the cdd gene encoding cytidine deaminase, protein MKPLIEEAKTARKHAYVPYSEFAVGAALQTADGKVYHGCNIENAAYSACCCAERTALFKAVSEGVTTFAAMAVVADSPRPVPPCGVCRQVLSEFCDPQMIITMANLKGDVERLTIAELLPGAFSAEDLHE, encoded by the coding sequence ATGAAACCACTCATCGAAGAAGCGAAGACAGCAAGGAAGCACGCTTACGTCCCTTATTCGGAATTTGCGGTCGGTGCGGCGCTTCAGACAGCCGACGGAAAGGTTTATCACGGCTGCAACATCGAAAATGCTGCATACAGCGCGTGTTGCTGTGCGGAAAGGACGGCGCTTTTCAAAGCGGTTTCCGAAGGGGTAACGACGTTTGCCGCGATGGCTGTCGTCGCCGACAGTCCGCGTCCCGTTCCCCCGTGCGGCGTTTGCCGTCAAGTGCTTTCCGAATTTTGCGATCCGCAAATGATCATTACAATGGCAAATCTCAAAGGGGACGTCGAACGGTTGACGATTGCCGAATTGTTGCCGGGCGCGTTCAGCGCGGAGGATCTCCATGAGTGA
- the era gene encoding GTPase Era has translation MSEQAFKSGFVALIGRPNVGKSTLMNRMVGEKIAIMSDKPQTTRNRVQGIVTTETSQIIFVDTPGIHKPKHKLGEYMTKTAHQTLNQVDLILFLVDVSEGYGKGDQYIIDRLNEIDTPVFLILNKIDAVHPDELLPIIESYRRKSNFREIIPISALNGNNLNTLTSEIEKVLEPGPKYYPEDQVTDHPERFIAAELIREKVLHLTREEVPHSIAVVIEQIERKEKKNLVIIHAAILVERSSQKGIIIGKQGVMLKEIGKRAREDIAKLFGSKVFLELWVKVQKDWRNKDYLLEDFGYRDN, from the coding sequence ATGAGTGAGCAGGCGTTTAAATCGGGGTTTGTCGCGTTGATCGGAAGACCGAACGTGGGCAAATCCACGTTGATGAACCGCATGGTCGGGGAGAAGATCGCGATCATGAGCGACAAGCCGCAGACGACACGTAACCGGGTTCAAGGTATTGTGACGACGGAAACTTCGCAAATCATCTTTGTCGACACGCCAGGCATTCATAAACCGAAACATAAACTCGGCGAATACATGACGAAAACCGCGCACCAGACGTTAAACCAAGTGGATCTGATTTTGTTTTTGGTCGATGTGAGCGAGGGGTATGGGAAAGGCGATCAATATATTATCGATCGTTTAAATGAGATCGACACGCCGGTGTTTCTTATTTTAAATAAAATTGACGCCGTTCACCCCGACGAGTTGCTGCCGATCATCGAGAGCTATCGCCGCAAGTCTAATTTTCGCGAAATCATCCCGATTTCGGCACTGAACGGCAATAATTTGAATACGTTGACAAGTGAGATCGAGAAAGTACTCGAGCCGGGACCGAAATATTATCCGGAAGACCAAGTGACGGATCATCCTGAACGTTTTATTGCTGCCGAATTGATCCGGGAAAAAGTGCTGCACTTGACACGTGAGGAAGTTCCGCATTCGATCGCGGTCGTCATTGAACAAATCGAACGAAAGGAAAAAAAGAACCTCGTCATCATTCATGCAGCGATTTTGGTCGAACGTTCGTCGCAAAAAGGGATTATCATCGGCAAACAAGGGGTAATGCTGAAAGAAATCGGGAAACGGGCAAGGGAAGATATTGCTAAGCTGTTCGGTTCGAAAGTGTTTTTGGAACTTTGGGTGAAGGTTCAAAAAGACTGGCGCAACAAAGATTATTTGCTGGAGGATTTCGGT